A genomic stretch from Eriocheir sinensis breed Jianghai 21 chromosome 31, ASM2467909v1, whole genome shotgun sequence includes:
- the LOC127005918 gene encoding transcription factor SOX-4-like — translation MLPQSVTDRSTSPTTTQGVIFGSQLVQANSRTPYSDATQTKKHNPNHVKRPMNAFMVWSQMERREIVKFAPDMHNAEISKQLGKRWKNLTEDQRQPYIQEAERLRLLHMQEYPDYKYRPRKKTKSGNSKSVEKGRVSKAKDKTSTSINAIKGVKLTADPSRAQVTTGLSSINHNKLKLKLKIDKKFKDSIRNTNTMYVPIAQCTSPAEVPATPNEMPASPESASLYDNHVTTSSSRSSSRSASTSPAPGKEPFLYGLYTIESAPGLTSLRPEALVSSTTVTTTDDDDDDDDDDDDEKDDLKEDILMYSRKRHAVRDEVFAPRPVPPTSLSSSRAADPPPIKMEPLDIKQEPPTESALADLDSLTDLLQIPSDFKVEVDEINSDLDFDAVSTSSGSHFEFSDVSDMLSDIGVSNDCWADIGIIN, via the coding sequence acGAAGAAGCACAATCCAAACCACGTGAAGCGGCCAATGAACGCCTTCATGGTTTGGTCACAGATGGAGCGGCGAGAAATCGTCAAGTTCGCCCCCGACATGCACAACGCCGAGATCTCCAAGCAGCTGGGCAAGCGGTGGAAGAACCTGACGGAGGACCAGCGACAACCCTACATCCAGGAGGCGGAGAGACTACGGCTGTTGCACATGCAGGAATATCCAGACTATAAATACCGACCCCGCAAGAAGACAAAATCCGGGAACTCAAAGTCAGTTGAGAAGGGGCGGGTGTCCAAGGCCAAGGACAAGACCAGTACCAGCATCAACGCCATCAAGGGGGTCAAGCTCACCGCCGACCCCTCTAGGGCGCAGGTCACCACCGGCCTCTCATCTATAAACCACAACAAGCTCAAACTCAAGCTCAAAATCGACAAAAAGTTCAAGGACTCGATCCGGAACACGAACACCATGTACGTGCCCATCGCCCAGTGCACGTCCCCGGCCGAGGTTCCCGCCACGCCCAACGAGATGCCGGCCTCGCCCGAGAGCGCCTCACTATACGACAACCACGTGACCACATCctccagcaggagcagcagccgCTCAGCCTCCACCAGCCCCGCCCCCGGCAAGGAGCCCTTCCTTTACGGCCTCTACACCATCGAGAGCGCACCTGGCCTTACCTCCCTCCGGCCAGAGGCTCTCGTGTcatccaccaccgtcaccaccacagacgacgatgacgacgacgacgatgatgacgatgacgagaaGGATGATTTGAAGGAGGACATTCTGATGTATAGTCGAAAACGCCACGCGGTGCGCGACGAAGTGTTTGCTCCTCGACCGGTCCCTCCAACCTCCCTCTCCAGTTCACGCGCGGCCGACCCTCCGCCCATCAAGATGGAGCCGCTCGACATCAAGCAGGAGCCGCCGACGGAGTCCGCGCTAGCCGACCTGGACTCCCTTACGGACCTGCTCCAGATCCCCTCCGACTTCAAGGTCGAAGTCGACGAAATCAACTCTGATCTCGACTTCGACGCGGTGTCCACTTCATCAGGGTCGCACTTCGAGTTTTCTGACGTGTCGGACATGCTGAGTGATATTGGTGTGAGCAACGACTGTTGGGCTGATATCGGCATCATCAACTGA